Proteins encoded by one window of Salvia splendens isolate huo1 chromosome 14, SspV2, whole genome shotgun sequence:
- the LOC121764524 gene encoding receptor like protein 22-like: protein MEIVYLSDNLFNGTFKLNKIRSLTILSELSLSNNNLSVDTTNMSSSSHGYPNLDTLHLSSCNLYDFPDLRNASILLYLDLSNNHLRGDIPSWIWETGKHYLDFSFNLLTGLKKPPISQNFSNSVVLLTNNRLTGMIPSSICNASSLQALDLSFNNLSGSLPPCLLSNVSVSKVLNLRGNKIGGVIPDHFSSDCGLQTFDVSNNNLGGKVPKSLKNCNNLEVLNVGNNNLEGSFPCMLPLKLHILVLRSNKFHGDLRCRRSWPDLQILDISSNDFSGRLNLLNFSSLRGMMLQSPTHLRLNRSGSNFLGVGSYYRNEVNLTVKGLEVKLVKIWPDFTSIDLSSNHFEGEIPDAIGNLSSLYLLNLSHNSLTHAIPISLGALTELESLDLSSNKLTGRIPDELTKLDFLSFLNLSYNHLTGLIPTGTQFQTFSADSFEGNTGLSGFPLNGSFNHLPPGPSPLEDSEQKDEEIEWEYVLAAFGYVVGFGSIAWTLLCHRRLRERYFEKIEEVADKIFYEIGRRRRHERRVRRRREEKKRREERRRNGLRRHHHQ, encoded by the coding sequence ATGGAAATAGTTTACCTTTCCGACAACTTGTTCAACGGCACTTTCAAACTGAATAAGATTCGAAGTCTTACAATACTTTCAGAACTTAGTCTTTCTAACAACAACTTGTCAGTTGACACAACCAACATGAGTTCAAGTTCGCATGGATATCCCAATTTAGATACTTTACATCTGTCATCTTGCAATTTGTACGATTTCCCAGATCTTAGGAATGCATCCATTTTGCTATATTTGGACCTCTCAAACAATCATTTGCGAGGGGATATTCCTAGTTGGATTTGGGAAACCGGAAAGCACTATTTGGACTTTTCTTTTAATCTTCTGACAGGTTTGAAAAAGCCTCCCATCTCTCAAAATTTCAGTAATTCTGTTGTTTTGCTCACAAACAATCGACTCACTGGAATGATTCCATCTTCAATCTGCAATGCATCTTCACTTCAAGCTCTCGACTTGTCTTTCAACAACTTGAGTGGTAGCCTACCTCCTTGCCTACTTAGCAACGTCTCTGTGAGTAAAGTGCTCAATCTTAGGGGAAACAAAATCGGTGGTGTTATCCCGGATCACTTCTCTAGTGACTGTGGCCTACAAACCTTTGATGTTAGTAATAACAACTTAGGTGGGAAGGTTCCAAAGTCTCTAAAAAATTGTAACAACTTAGAGGTGTTGAATGTTGGAAACAACAACCTCGAGGGTAGTTTCCCTTGCATGTTGCCGTTGAAGTTGCACATACTTGTTTTGCGCTCCAACAAATTCCATGGAGACTTGAGATGTCGCAGAAGTTGGCCGGATCTTCAAATTCTGGATATATCTTCAAATGATTTCAGTGGTCGTCTGAATTTGCTAAACTTCTCAAGTTTGAGAGGAATGATGCTACAAAGTCCTACGCATCTCAGGCTCAACCGCTCTGGCTCCAACTTTTTAGGTGTCGGTAGTTACTACCGCAATGAGGTGAATTTAACCGTCAAGGGGCTTGAGGTGAAGCTTGTGAAGATTTGGCCTGACTTTACATCCATTGATTTGTCTTCCAATCATTTTGAAGGAGAAATACCAGACGCAATTGGTAATCTTAGCTCACTCTATCTTCTCAACTTATCACACAACTCTCTCACTCATGCAATCCCGATATCATTGGGTGCCTTGACTGAGCTTGAGTCGCTCGACCTCTCATCAAACAAGCTCACCGGGAGAATACCAGATGAGCTCACAAAACTCGATTTCCTATCATTCTTGAATCTGTCTTACAATCATCTTACTGGACTGATCCCAACTGGCACTCAGTTTCAAACGTTTTCGGCAGATTCATTTGAAGGAAACACGGGGTTATCTGGTTTCCCACTCAACGGAAGTTTCAACCATCTTCCACCTGGTCCATCGCCATTAGAGGATTCAGAACAAAAAGATGAGGAGATTGAGTGGGAATATGTGCTTGCTGCGTTTGGTTACGTTGTGGGATTCGGAAGCATTGCATGGACATTGTTATGCCACAGAAGGTTGAGAGAAAGATACTTTGAGAAGATAGAAGAGGTTGCTGACAAGATATTCTATGAGATAGGAAGGAGAAGAAGACATGAAAGAAgagtaagaagaagaagagaagagaagaagagaagagaagagaggagGAGGAATGGACTTAGGAGACATCATCATCAGTGA